Proteins found in one Nitrosopumilus maritimus SCM1 genomic segment:
- a CDS encoding DUF2070 family protein: MEKESDDVSNIHNRFSLTLVNPSSHYFSLVVSLGVAAIISLATLLGYLDSSIEEAWYIVPAVMTVLFLTQLLDTRFTKKKEYSKSLHSSLFANMLWAATVLLGLLASFVLSKETSLFFVTFGMFLFASFRIGIYTTTLGVSLKKAWAICFVQPLAMFAVLIPQHLWSPMFSDPMTLFYGISFMIIASVWSVLTDRAGRPGMESTHKTIQAYLASQKNDHTEAEEIMEERSSETKVATSQIRLSANDGGKEFRMVLPEIHPGPYHPVGGSNIPYLIYKNLSSSAMVMHSISDHALNLPSKNEVENYLKNLENSKVKEEGLQCTEPVTVQINKARVIGLLFGKNPLLFLSLSPHGMEDIPNYMKNDIEQYAKNRNYSKPLIVDCHNAMGEEISSEDGEDMLKAAKSCLDTLITKDSFPIEFGYANSDDMDVWTEDLGMGGLGIVCLKINEKKYFLGWADANNMENGVREKIIDLFARKDLQLLEICTSDTHYAPVKARNRNGYYQLGLITSADKLAKWFLEIASNAESNTSTAKFEILENETEVKVMGQGIYEDYSKALDNSLKITKGFLIGGVIFFITSLFL, encoded by the coding sequence ATGGAAAAAGAATCAGACGATGTTTCAAATATTCACAATAGGTTTTCCCTTACCCTAGTAAATCCATCATCACATTACTTTTCACTAGTGGTATCACTGGGAGTGGCCGCAATAATTTCACTTGCAACACTCTTGGGGTATTTGGACAGTAGTATTGAAGAAGCATGGTATATTGTACCTGCAGTCATGACAGTACTTTTCTTAACACAATTACTTGATACACGATTCACAAAGAAAAAAGAATACTCAAAGTCATTACATTCCTCATTATTTGCAAATATGTTATGGGCTGCAACAGTATTGTTAGGATTACTAGCAAGTTTTGTCTTATCTAAAGAAACATCATTGTTCTTTGTAACTTTTGGAATGTTTCTCTTTGCAAGTTTTAGAATTGGGATTTACACTACAACGCTTGGAGTAAGTCTCAAGAAAGCATGGGCGATTTGTTTTGTTCAACCATTAGCAATGTTTGCAGTTTTAATCCCACAACATTTGTGGAGTCCAATGTTCAGTGACCCAATGACATTGTTTTACGGGATTTCATTTATGATAATTGCTAGTGTGTGGTCAGTACTTACAGACAGAGCAGGAAGACCAGGAATGGAAAGTACTCATAAAACAATTCAAGCATATCTTGCATCACAAAAAAATGATCATACAGAAGCAGAAGAAATCATGGAAGAGCGCTCTAGTGAAACCAAGGTTGCAACTTCACAAATAAGATTGTCAGCTAATGACGGAGGTAAAGAATTCAGAATGGTTCTACCTGAAATTCATCCAGGTCCATATCATCCAGTAGGGGGTAGCAACATACCATATTTGATTTACAAAAATTTGTCATCATCAGCCATGGTGATGCACAGTATATCAGACCATGCACTCAATCTTCCATCAAAAAATGAAGTTGAAAATTATCTAAAGAATCTAGAAAACAGCAAAGTCAAAGAAGAAGGATTGCAGTGTACAGAACCAGTAACAGTCCAAATCAACAAAGCAAGAGTGATTGGATTGCTTTTTGGAAAAAACCCATTACTGTTCTTGTCACTGTCACCACATGGAATGGAAGACATTCCAAACTACATGAAAAATGATATTGAGCAATATGCTAAAAACCGAAATTATTCAAAACCGCTAATTGTTGATTGTCACAATGCAATGGGAGAAGAAATTTCAAGTGAAGATGGGGAAGATATGCTAAAAGCTGCCAAATCCTGTCTAGACACTCTAATCACAAAAGATAGTTTCCCAATTGAATTTGGATATGCAAATTCAGATGACATGGATGTTTGGACTGAAGACTTGGGAATGGGTGGACTAGGAATAGTATGTCTCAAAATCAATGAAAAAAAATACTTTCTTGGATGGGCAGATGCAAATAATATGGAAAATGGAGTTAGAGAGAAGATCATAGATTTGTTTGCAAGAAAAGACCTTCAACTACTTGAGATTTGCACATCAGATACTCATTATGCACCAGTGAAAGCCAGAAATAGAAATGGATACTACCAATTAGGATTGATTACCAGTGCAGATAAACTTGCAAAATGGTTTTTGGAGATTGCAAGCAATGCTGAATCTAACACATCAACTGCAAAGTTTGAGATTTTAGAAAATGAAACAGAAGTTAAAGTGATGGGACAAGGGATCTATGAAGATTATTCAAAGGCATTAGATAACTCATTAAAAATCACTAAAGGGTTTCTAATTGGAGGAGTAATATTCTTCATAACTAGTCTTTTTCTATAG
- the cofD gene encoding 2-phospho-L-lactate transferase has protein sequence MITVLAGGTGSVKLVRGLVSQESKVNVVSNVGDNYWLYGLYVCPDIDTIVYGLADLLDPEKGWGIKKDTFNFLRQMEVFGEETWFRVGDRDAATHLIRTNMLKNGKNLSDITKWMCEKFAVSANIIPVTDNSIETRIITDKGELHLQEYWVKHRGRDPVEGIQYIGADKARPNPEAVNAIHDADMVILAPGNPLTSIGPMLQIKGIRKELSKIKKKVVAISPLIGDNAISGPAAKYMQAAGIESNAYGLAKMYSDVCSNIIIDTKDRMLSKKIQSLDMKVFETKITMKNKQAEDALANFILKQVHV, from the coding sequence ATGATTACAGTTTTAGCAGGAGGAACAGGTTCAGTCAAGCTAGTCAGAGGATTAGTTTCTCAAGAATCCAAAGTCAATGTAGTAAGTAATGTAGGTGATAATTATTGGTTATACGGACTCTATGTGTGTCCAGATATTGATACAATTGTGTACGGATTAGCAGATTTACTAGATCCAGAGAAAGGCTGGGGAATCAAGAAGGATACTTTCAACTTTTTACGTCAAATGGAAGTGTTTGGTGAAGAGACATGGTTTAGAGTTGGAGACAGAGATGCTGCAACTCATCTAATTAGAACAAACATGTTAAAGAATGGAAAAAATCTTAGCGACATTACAAAATGGATGTGTGAAAAATTTGCAGTTAGTGCAAATATTATTCCAGTAACGGACAACAGCATTGAAACAAGAATCATTACAGACAAAGGAGAATTACACTTACAAGAGTATTGGGTGAAACATAGGGGAAGAGACCCAGTTGAAGGAATTCAATACATTGGAGCTGACAAAGCCCGTCCAAATCCTGAAGCTGTAAATGCAATTCATGATGCAGACATGGTAATTTTAGCTCCTGGAAATCCCCTAACATCAATTGGACCAATGCTTCAGATTAAAGGAATCAGAAAAGAATTATCAAAAATTAAGAAAAAAGTAGTAGCAATAAGTCCATTAATTGGAGATAATGCAATAAGTGGTCCTGCTGCAAAATACATGCAGGCTGCAGGCATAGAATCAAATGCATATGGATTAGCCAAGATGTATTCAGATGTATGTTCCAACATAATTATAGACACTAAAGACAGAATGCTATCAAAAAAAATTCAAAGTTTAGACATGAAAGTTTTTGAAACTAAAATAACTATGAAAAATAAACAAGCTGAAGATGCACTAGCAAACTTTATCCTAAAACAAGTACACGTATAA
- a CDS encoding CPBP family intramembrane glutamic endopeptidase has product MQNQNKLLQAVGIPFTALLSVIFGLLLVSFPIGIFVVFESDIGGDINYDFPITHLVLFEGTSVYQTASDVSIGDVFVGLWVFYVVLFVIAILGPKTGFLKSFTSIISFGKYDSTSNYMVGVTKWLSILVLVSVLINFVQEQFGIVTVPPLDDNDLIQFFYVSLAPLIEEIGFRLILIGIPLFALYSRRTSVKYFFKCLWSPRNLDIYDSKKAILLIVFVGILFGFAHIAFAESWTEGKFAQAAAGGIILGWVYLRFGFVASLLIHWATNYFIFSYATFLSQINSISIESAFSHSLMSTLELLLLASGILSVGMLFLHRYCSKKESSLEV; this is encoded by the coding sequence TTGCAAAATCAAAATAAATTACTTCAAGCTGTTGGTATTCCTTTTACTGCATTACTTTCTGTAATCTTTGGATTACTTTTGGTCTCTTTTCCAATTGGCATCTTTGTTGTTTTTGAAAGCGATATTGGTGGTGATATCAATTATGACTTTCCAATAACTCATTTGGTATTATTTGAAGGAACTTCAGTATATCAAACTGCATCTGATGTTAGCATTGGTGATGTCTTTGTTGGTTTGTGGGTATTTTATGTTGTCTTGTTTGTAATTGCTATCTTGGGTCCTAAAACTGGATTTCTAAAATCATTTACCTCTATCATATCTTTTGGAAAATACGATTCAACCTCAAACTATATGGTTGGTGTTACAAAATGGCTATCTATTCTAGTTTTAGTTTCTGTATTGATTAATTTTGTACAGGAACAATTTGGAATTGTAACCGTTCCTCCTCTTGACGACAATGACTTGATACAATTTTTTTATGTGTCCCTTGCACCTTTAATTGAAGAGATTGGATTCCGTTTAATTCTGATTGGAATTCCACTATTTGCGCTTTATTCTAGAAGAACCTCTGTAAAATATTTTTTCAAATGTTTGTGGTCTCCTAGAAATCTTGACATTTATGATTCAAAAAAGGCAATTTTACTGATTGTTTTTGTTGGTATTTTGTTTGGGTTTGCCCATATTGCATTTGCAGAATCATGGACTGAAGGAAAATTTGCTCAAGCTGCTGCTGGGGGAATTATTTTAGGATGGGTCTATCTTAGATTTGGATTTGTTGCATCTTTGTTGATTCATTGGGCAACAAACTATTTCATATTCTCTTACGCAACTTTTCTATCTCAGATAAATTCAATATCTATTGAAAGCGCATTTTCACATTCATTGATGTCTACTTTGGAATTGTTACTTTTAGCATCTGGAATATTGTCTGTGGGAATGTTGTTCTTACATAGGTATTGTTCTAAAAAGGAATCTTCTCTAGAGGTTTAA
- a CDS encoding NAD(P)/FAD-dependent oxidoreductase — protein sequence MSDIYDLVVVGGGPAGSSAAYTASKNGLKVILIEKEESIAESVRTSGVTWIQNIEEFGIPEDCYNPVKNFEFYSPNNKVSIGDTVARSAVLDVRKTYRWLASQAEAQGTEIVVNTTVKDVIKDESGKIIGVKAIQNEKEIEFFGKVVIDASGFQSTVAKSMGFVKQWERFGAGAEYEAKVEHVKADTWWLMVGEKYSPAGYAWIFPLGDNIARIGVGIGKPDSPVDPTARLKELIENKEGPIANLGKIEPIEFHYGLIPNDGLSRKTVYDNLILVGDSAGQANPLVLEGIRYAIKFGRIAGDVASKAIKANDTSEKKLSEYEDNWKKAIESKIKSAGKVQDRWIGLTDKDWDKELDIISELKPEEFLDFIKADFGLSNMLKLATNHPKLAVRQLFNLVKGKS from the coding sequence AATCCATTGCAGAATCAGTTAGAACTAGTGGGGTTACATGGATTCAAAATATTGAAGAGTTTGGAATTCCAGAAGATTGTTACAATCCAGTAAAAAATTTTGAATTTTATTCACCAAACAACAAAGTAAGTATTGGAGACACTGTTGCTCGCTCTGCAGTACTTGATGTAAGAAAGACGTATCGATGGTTGGCATCTCAAGCAGAAGCACAAGGTACAGAAATTGTTGTTAATACTACGGTAAAAGATGTAATTAAAGATGAATCAGGAAAAATAATTGGAGTTAAAGCAATACAAAATGAAAAAGAAATTGAATTTTTTGGCAAAGTAGTCATTGATGCAAGTGGTTTTCAATCAACTGTTGCAAAATCTATGGGTTTTGTAAAACAATGGGAAAGATTTGGTGCCGGTGCAGAATATGAAGCAAAGGTAGAGCATGTTAAAGCAGATACATGGTGGTTGATGGTTGGAGAAAAATACTCTCCTGCAGGATATGCATGGATTTTTCCATTAGGAGACAATATTGCAAGGATTGGAGTAGGCATTGGAAAACCAGATTCTCCAGTTGACCCTACTGCAAGACTAAAAGAACTCATTGAAAACAAAGAAGGACCAATTGCAAATTTAGGCAAAATTGAACCTATAGAATTCCATTATGGATTAATTCCAAATGATGGACTTTCAAGAAAGACAGTTTATGATAATTTGATTTTGGTTGGGGATTCAGCAGGACAAGCTAATCCTTTGGTTTTAGAGGGAATACGTTATGCAATAAAATTTGGAAGAATAGCAGGAGATGTTGCATCAAAGGCAATTAAAGCAAATGACACATCAGAAAAAAAATTATCAGAGTATGAAGATAATTGGAAAAAAGCAATTGAATCTAAAATAAAATCTGCAGGAAAAGTGCAAGACAGGTGGATTGGTTTAACAGATAAAGATTGGGACAAAGAATTGGACATTATCAGTGAGTTAAAACCTGAAGAATTCTTGGATTTCATTAAAGCAGACTTTGGATTATCCAATATGCTAAAACTTGCAACCAATCACCCAAAACTTGCAGTACGACAATTGTTCAACTTAGTAAAAGGTAAAAGCTAA
- a CDS encoding preprotein translocase subunit Sec61beta, which produces MADKKSAPLPASSGGLMRFFEDETKGFKIDPRIVVSIPISLISISWAIDIFLAP; this is translated from the coding sequence ATGGCAGATAAGAAATCAGCACCACTTCCAGCATCAAGTGGAGGTCTCATGAGGTTCTTTGAAGATGAGACAAAAGGATTCAAGATAGATCCAAGAATCGTAGTATCAATTCCTATTAGTTTAATTTCCATATCATGGGCAATCGATATCTTTTTAGCTCCCTGA
- a CDS encoding transcription initiation factor IIB encodes MVKGENQKYKCPRCGKGTLVTDPNTGENFCGACGFVITEKVEESGPEWRSFSNEGENKSRAGVPTSLAMHDMGLATVINPQNRDATGKPLTASMKSTIERLRTWDSRSQVHEPVDRNFRQAFSELDRLKDKLAVGDAVIEKAAYIYRKALEKGLVRGRSISALIASALYAACRDTETPRTLKDIGQASNIKRKDIARCYRLLLRELNLKMPVVDPIKCISRIASKAGLSEKTKRKATKILQTAEENKISAGKDPMGLAAAALYVACVTNGENKTQRDVAEAAGVTEVTIRNRYKGLKVALNL; translated from the coding sequence ATGGTTAAAGGAGAAAATCAAAAATACAAATGTCCAAGGTGTGGAAAAGGCACACTAGTTACTGATCCAAACACTGGAGAGAATTTTTGCGGAGCATGTGGATTTGTAATTACTGAAAAAGTTGAAGAGTCAGGTCCGGAATGGAGATCCTTTTCAAATGAAGGTGAAAACAAAAGCAGAGCAGGAGTTCCAACATCACTTGCAATGCACGATATGGGATTAGCTACTGTAATCAATCCTCAAAACAGAGATGCAACTGGAAAACCATTAACAGCTTCAATGAAAAGTACTATTGAGAGATTAAGAACTTGGGATAGTAGAAGTCAAGTTCATGAACCAGTTGACAGAAACTTTAGACAAGCATTTAGTGAATTAGATAGACTCAAAGACAAATTAGCAGTAGGTGATGCAGTTATTGAAAAAGCAGCTTACATTTACAGAAAAGCATTAGAGAAAGGACTAGTTAGAGGACGTTCCATTTCAGCTTTAATTGCATCAGCACTTTATGCTGCATGTCGAGACACTGAAACCCCAAGAACACTAAAAGATATTGGACAAGCAAGTAACATCAAAAGAAAAGACATTGCAAGATGTTATAGATTATTGTTAAGAGAATTAAATTTGAAGATGCCAGTAGTAGACCCAATCAAATGTATTTCAAGAATTGCAAGCAAAGCTGGTTTATCAGAGAAAACAAAAAGAAAAGCAACAAAGATTTTGCAAACTGCAGAAGAAAATAAAATTTCAGCAGGTAAAGACCCAATGGGATTAGCAGCTGCTGCACTCTATGTTGCATGTGTAACAAATGGAGAAAATAAAACACAGCGAGATGTAGCAGAAGCTGCAGGAGTCACTGAAGTGACCATCAGAAACAGGTACAAAGGCCTAAAAGTAGCATTAAACCTCTAG
- a CDS encoding translation initiation factor, translated as MAVICNTCGLPEDLCACGELAKDSTKIIIRLETRRFKKKGTMIEGLDPKLNNLETVAKELKSKYACGGTAKEGYIFLQGDHRDTIKDTLTDLGFAEESIELH; from the coding sequence ATGGCAGTAATTTGTAATACTTGTGGTCTTCCTGAAGACTTGTGTGCATGCGGTGAACTTGCCAAAGATAGCACCAAAATTATAATTCGATTAGAAACAAGACGGTTTAAGAAAAAAGGTACTATGATTGAAGGCTTGGATCCTAAACTAAATAATTTAGAAACTGTTGCAAAGGAACTAAAAAGCAAGTATGCGTGTGGTGGAACTGCCAAAGAAGGCTACATTTTCTTGCAAGGTGATCATCGTGACACCATCAAAGATACTCTAACTGATCTAGGCTTTGCTGAAGAAAGTATCGAGTTACACTAA
- a CDS encoding Sjogren's syndrome/scleroderma autoantigen 1 family protein: MSKDLTKKAAEMLLQGATLLSEPCPYCKGVRVMKDGHALCISCGREPEKKEIPVVNQKEIKSSLSETLEKKLAVLSKELEEEKDHTKQQEILNSINSLLEAMDKIKNKQ, from the coding sequence GTGTCAAAAGATCTTACAAAAAAAGCAGCAGAAATGTTACTACAAGGGGCAACGTTACTCAGTGAACCATGTCCATACTGCAAAGGAGTAAGAGTGATGAAAGACGGGCATGCATTATGTATAAGCTGTGGCAGAGAGCCTGAGAAAAAAGAGATTCCAGTAGTGAACCAAAAGGAGATTAAATCATCACTGTCGGAGACACTAGAAAAAAAACTTGCAGTTTTGTCAAAAGAGTTGGAAGAAGAAAAGGATCATACAAAGCAGCAGGAGATACTAAATTCGATTAATTCCCTACTAGAGGCAATGGATAAGATCAAAAACAAACAATAA
- a CDS encoding class I SAM-dependent methyltransferase: protein MDGVRRTFDEWAQNGRAELMEVEHGKNVSKFLNSISFDGPFTFLDVGCGNGWVVRKIAKENNCKRAIGIDKSKKMIIQAKKKIVSKKEGFVHTDIESWKYGGKFDYIFSMEALYYSDSIEEALKKIFKMLKPGGQFFCGTDFYTDNKATARWKDVMKIQMHLHSKKEWKEFFKNAGFQIKTKHIKDLKSRKKWKREFGTLFIIGTKN, encoded by the coding sequence ATGGACGGGGTCAGAAGAACATTTGATGAGTGGGCTCAAAATGGTAGAGCAGAATTAATGGAAGTTGAGCACGGAAAAAATGTATCAAAATTTTTGAATTCAATATCATTTGATGGACCATTTACTTTTCTTGACGTAGGATGTGGAAATGGATGGGTTGTAAGAAAAATTGCAAAAGAGAATAATTGTAAAAGAGCAATAGGGATTGATAAAAGCAAGAAAATGATCATTCAAGCAAAAAAGAAGATAGTTAGTAAGAAAGAAGGATTTGTTCATACGGACATTGAATCATGGAAGTATGGAGGAAAGTTTGATTATATTTTTTCAATGGAGGCACTTTACTATTCAGACTCTATAGAAGAAGCACTCAAAAAAATATTCAAGATGTTAAAACCAGGAGGCCAGTTTTTCTGTGGTACTGATTTTTACACAGACAATAAAGCAACTGCAAGATGGAAGGATGTTATGAAAATCCAAATGCACCTTCATTCAAAAAAAGAATGGAAAGAATTTTTCAAAAATGCAGGATTCCAAATAAAAACAAAACACATCAAAGATTTGAAGAGTAGAAAAAAGTGGAAGAGAGAATTTGGAACTTTATTTATTATAGGCACAAAAAACTAA
- the cofC gene encoding 2-phospho-L-lactate guanylyltransferase, which yields MKIAAIIPVKTFSNAKTRLDLPPQKVEDLCKVMLEEILQTVSISPQIDKVVMVTKEEKAIEIGKKFKVHTIIDEKEESVNSAVALADKYLLENNFDASMVFPQDIPYIKTQDIDFMLNYKMHPNFAIIVPSRRFDGTNALVRMPIDLMETHYDEDSYKIHMSTAKEHTLNVAMVFVKRIMWDVDNAEDLKFLLEQKEKPHVAEKIKQILESP from the coding sequence TTGAAAATAGCTGCAATAATTCCTGTAAAGACTTTCTCTAATGCAAAAACTCGTTTAGATTTACCTCCACAAAAAGTTGAAGATTTGTGTAAAGTGATGTTAGAAGAAATTCTGCAGACAGTTTCAATCTCACCTCAAATTGACAAAGTTGTAATGGTTACAAAAGAAGAAAAAGCAATTGAGATTGGAAAAAAATTCAAAGTTCATACAATAATTGATGAGAAAGAAGAAAGTGTCAATAGTGCAGTTGCACTTGCAGACAAGTATCTATTAGAAAATAATTTTGATGCATCAATGGTATTTCCTCAAGATATACCATACATCAAAACACAAGATATTGATTTTATGTTAAACTACAAAATGCATCCCAACTTTGCAATAATCGTTCCATCAAGAAGATTTGATGGAACAAACGCACTTGTTAGAATGCCAATAGATTTGATGGAGACTCATTATGATGAAGACAGTTACAAAATTCACATGAGCACTGCAAAAGAACACACACTAAATGTTGCAATGGTGTTTGTCAAGAGAATCATGTGGGATGTAGATAATGCAGAAGATTTGAAATTCCTTTTAGAACAAAAAGAGAAACCTCACGTTGCAGAAAAAATTAAACAAATTTTAGAATCACCGTAA